From Salmo salar chromosome ssa04, Ssal_v3.1, whole genome shotgun sequence, one genomic window encodes:
- the LOC106602827 gene encoding rho-related GTP-binding protein RhoG: MQSIKCVVVGDGAVGKTCLLISYTTGAFPKEYIPTVFDNYSSQVTVDGRSISLNLWDTAGQEEYDRLRTLSYPQTNIFIICFSISSPASYENVKHKWHPEVTHHCPGVPVLLVGTKSDLRNDEETQRKLKEQSQSPVTHHQGAGLARQIQAARYLECSALNQDGIKEVFAEAVRAFLNPQHTTSKRSCRLLGGAVGQREREEV; the protein is encoded by the exons ATGCAGAGCATTAAGTGTGTAGTGGTGGGCGACGGTGCTGTAGGGAAGACCTGTCTGCTCATCTCCTACACAACCGGAGCCTTCCCTAAGGAATATATACCCACCGTGTTTGACAATTATAGCAGCCAG gtgACAGTAGACGGGCGCTCCATCAGTCTGAACCTGTGGGACACGGCGGGTCAGGAGGAGTACGACCGCCTGAGGACCCTGTCCTACCCTCAGACCAACATCTTCATCATCTGCTTCTCCATCTCCAGCCCCGCTTCCTATGAGAACGTCAAGCACAAGTGGCACCcagag GTGACCCACCACTGCCCCGGTGTGCCTGTCCTCCTGGTAGGCACTAAGAGCGACCTGCGTAACGACGAGGAGACCCAGCGCAAGCTGAAGGAGCAGAGCCAATCTCCTGTCACTCATCACCAGGGGGCGGGACTAGCCCGTCAGATCCAAGCCGCCCGCTACCTGGAGTGTTCCGCCCTCAACCAGGATGGGATCAAAGAGGTGTTCGCTGAGGCCGTCCGAGCCTTCCTCAACCCCCAGCACACCACCAGCAAGAGGTCCTGTAGGCTACTGGGGGGGGCagtgggacagagggagagagaggaggtgtaa